CCACCGGCATTGCCGTGGGTATGGCCACCAACATGGCCCCGCACAACCTGGGCGAGGTGATTGCCGCCACGCAGCACCTGATCGCCAATCCCGACGCCGGCCTGGACGAGCTGATGCGTTTTATCCCGGGACCCGACCTGCCGACCGGCGGGCGCATTGTGGGCCTGGACGGCATCCGCGATGCCTATGCCACCGGCCGTGGCTCGTTCAAGACACGCGCCAAGGTGGAGGTGGAGCAGCTCACCGCACGCCGCACCGGCCTGGTGGTCACCGAACTGCCCTACATGGTCGGCCCGGAAAAGGTCATCGAAAAAATCAAGGACGCAGTGACGTCCAAGAAGCTGCAGGGCATCTCCGACATTGTGGACCTGACGGACCGCAGCCACGGGCTGCGCCTGGTGATTGAGCTGAAGAACGGCTTCAATCCCAACGCCGTGCTGGCCCAGCTGTACAAGTTCACCCCCATCGAGGATTCCTTCGGCATCAACAACGTCACCCTGGTGGACGGCCAGCCCCGGACCCTGGGCCTGGTCGAGCTGCTGCAGGTCTACGTCGCGCACCGCCTGGGCGTGGTCCGCCGCCGCACCGCCTACCGGCTGGGACGCAAGAAGGACCGGCTGCACCTGGTCGAAGGCCTGCTGATCGCCATTGTGGATATCGACGAGGTCATCCAGATCATCCGGTCCTCGGATGAAACCGCCCAGGCACGGGAACGGCTGATGGCGGTCTACGACCTGACCGAAATCCAGGCCAGCCACATCCTCGAGCTGCGCCTGCGGCAGCTGACCAAATACTCCCGCATCGAGCTTGAAAAGGAACAGGACGAGCTGCGGAAAGCCATCGAGGAGCTTGAGGCCATCCTGGGCTCGGAACAGCGGCTGCGTGCCCTGGTGTCCTCGGAACTGGGCGAAGTGGCCGCAAAGTACGCCACGCCGCGGCGCACGGTCCTGCTTGAATCGGAAGCCGCCGCTCCCCTGAAGGGCGCTGCGGTAACCGCCGCAGCCGGAGCTGCCGGCAAGGGCGCCAAGGCGGTCCTGCCGCTGGAAATCGCGGACGATCCCTGCTGGGCCATCCTGTCCGCCTCGGGCCAGGTGGCCCGCACGTCGGACCAGGAACCGCTGGTCGAAGGCGGGCAGCGGGTCCGCCACGACGTGTTCCGTTCGGTGGTGAAGACCACCGCGCGCGGAGAGATCGGCGCACTCACCTCCTCGGGCCGGATGATCCGGATTTCCGTCCTGGACCTCCCTGCCCTGCCCCCGACCGCCGGACTGCCCAACCTTGCCGGCGGCGTCCCGGTCAAGGACTTCATGACCCTGGGCAAGGGCGAGAAGCTGGTCGGACTCGTCCCGCTGAACGCCGTGCTGGCCATTGGCACCCGGAACGGAGTGGTCAAGCGGGTCAACCCCGATTACCCCCTCAACCGGGATGACTGGGAAGCCATCACGCTCAAGCCCAAGGACGAGGTGATCGGGGTGTCCGTCGCCGCCGAGGAGACGGATGAGCTGGTCTTCATCACCCGCTCCGCGCAGCTGCTGCACTTCCCTGCCTCCACGGTCCGTGCGCAGGGCCGCACGGCGGGTGGCGTGGCCGGGATCAAGCTGGCGGCCGATGACGCCGCGGTGTTCTTCGGTACCGTGGCCGCTGACGATCCGGACGCCGTCGTCGTCACCGTTTCCACCACCACCGAGGCGCTGCCGGGCACGCCCGGCGGGTCGGTGAAGGTCACGCCGTTCGCCGAGTACCCGGCGAAGGGCCGCGCCACGGCGGGTGTCCGGGCACACCGGTTCCTGAAGGGTGAGGATTCCCTCGCGGTGGCCTGGGCCGGGCACGGTCCGGCCAAGGCCTCGGCCGCCAACGGCGTGGCCCGGGCACTGCCCACCGAGCACGGACGCCGGGACGGATCCGGTGTGCCGCTGGCCAACGCGGTGGACAGCGTGGGGCCAAGCCTGGGCTGACAGCCCACCTGGGTTTAACGGGGCCGGGCCGGTCCGCGGAGCGTTACGCTCCGCGGCCCGGCCCGGTTTTTTGTCTATTTGTTGGACGGACTACTGGCCGAAACTGCGCTATTTGCCGAAATTGCGCAGCCGCAGGGAGTTGCCCACCACCAGCACCGAGCTCGCCGCCATGGCGGCGCCGGCGATCATCGGGTTAAGCAGCCCGAACGCTGCCACCGGGATGCCCACCGCGTTGTAGAAAAACGCCCAGAACAGGTTGGTCTTAATGGTCGCCAGCGTCCGCCGGGAGAGTTCGACGGCGGTGGCCACCTGCCCCAGGCTGCTGCCCATCACGGTCAGGTCAGCTGCTTCCATGGCGACGTCGGTGCCCGATCCCATGGCAATGCCCAGGTCCGCCTGTGCCAGTGCGGCGGCGTCGTTCACGCCGTCACCTGCCATCGCCACGGTGCGGCCCTGAGCCTGGAGCCGCCGGACGGCGTCGACCTTCCCTTCGGGACGGACATCGGCCAGCACATCCTCCGCCGGAATCCCGACCTGTTCCGCGACCTGGGCGGCCACCACCGCGTTGTCCCCGGTCAGCAGCACCGGGTGCAGACCCAGGCTGCGGAACCGTGCGATGGCTGCCTCGGAGCCCTCCTTAATGGTGTCCTGCAGGCTGATGATGGCCACGGCACGGTTATCGACCGCCACCAGGACGGCAGTGGCTCCCGTTTCCTGCTCTTTCCGCAGTGCGGCGTAGGCAGTGTCCGGCAGGTCAACCCCGTTCTCGTCCAGCCAGGCCGGACGTCCGGCAACAATGAGATGTCCCTCGACGGTGCCGCGGACTCCCCCGCCCGGAGCCGAATCAAACCCGGTAACCGGTGCCGTACCCGGCCCGGACCGGGCGGACGCGGCAACGGCCCGGGCAATGGGGTGCTCCCCCGCGTCTTCCACCGAGCCGGCCAGGCGCAGCAGGCCGTCCGCGGAGAAGTCCGCTGCAGCACTATCCAACAGCCGGATCCGGGCCACGGACAGCCGGCCCGAGGTGATGGTGCCGGTCTTGTCCAGCACAATGGTGTCCACCGTGCGGGTGTCCTCCAGCACCTGGGCGCCCTTGATGAGGATGCCCAACTGCGCGCCGCGGCCCGTTCCGGTCAGCAGGCCCACCGGGGTGGCGAGGCCGAGGGCACAGGGGCAGGCAATGACCAGCACCGTGACGGCGGCGGTGAAGGCTGCCTGCAGGTCACCGGTCAGGACCATCCACAACACAAAGGTCAGGACGGCGATCCCGAGTACCACCGGAACAAAGACGGCACTGATCCGGTCCGCAAGCCGCGCGATCGGGGCCTTGGAAGATTGGGCGTCACTGACCAGGCGGCCCATCTGCGCCAGGGTCGTCTCGCTGCCGACCCTTGTGGCCCGCACCAGCAGCCGGCCGGAGGTGTTGATCGTGGCCCCCGTGACCGGGCTGTCCACGTCCACCTCCACGGGCAGGGATTCCCCGGTGATCAGGGAAGCGTCCACTGCGGAACGGCCCTCCACCACCACGCCGTCAGCCGGGATCTTTCCCCCGGGACGGACAACGAAAACCTCACCCACTGCCAGCCGGTCCGCCGGAATGCGGATTTCCTGCCCGTCCCGCAGTACCGTTGCGTCCTTTGCGCCCAGATTCAGCAGGGCCTTCAGCGCATCCGTGGCCTTGGTTTTGGCGTTGGCCTCCAGATAGCGGCCCAGCAGCAGGAAGGTGACCACCACCGAGGCGACCTCGAAGTACAGGTGCGGGTCCGAGCCCATGCCCGGATCCGCGGTGAGGCCCGGGTCCACAGCCAGCTGGCCTACCGAGAAGAGGTAGGACGCAGCGACGCCGAGGGAAACCAGGGTGTCCATTGTGGAAGCGAGGTGCCGTGCGTTGATGGCCGCAGCCCGGTGGAAGGGCCAGGCGGACCAGGTCACCACGGGCAGGGCGAGCAGGGCGGCCACCCATCCCCAGTTCGGGAACCCAAGGGCGGGAACCATGGAGATCAGCAGGACCGGAACGCTCAGGACGGCAGCGAGGATCAGCCGGGGCCGAAGCTGCGCTGCGGTTCCGCCGTGGGACAGGTGGTCCTCGTGGGACATTGTGTTGCCGTGGTGCATTTGGTCCTGATGGGAGTGGTCCCCGTGGGGCATGCCGGCACCATGCCCGTGCTGCAGGGCGGCGGTGCGGCGTTTCACCTTAGCGGTGTACCCGGCGGCATTCACCGCGTCTACGATCTGCTGGTCCGTCACCGATGCAGGCACAGTGACCTGGGCACTTTCCAGCGGGAGGTTGACCGCCGCATGCACGCCGTCGATCTTTCCGAGTTTGCGTTCCACCCGCGCAACACAGGAAGCGCAGGTCATCCCCTGGATCTCGAGGTCAACTGCCCTGTGGTCCGCTTCTTCGCGAGTGTCCATCGTGGTTCCCTCCATTACTTTCTGTCCGTAGTCCGCACCGGGGCCGCTTCCACGCACCGGCTAGGCGTCGGCGTCGACCACCAGATAGCCGGCCTCAGCTACTGCTTCTCCGAGTTCAGCCGCCGTCAGGCTTCGGCTCGCGGTGACGGTCGCGGTGGAGATGCCCCCGGCGTTCAGGTCAACCGAAACACTGTTGACGCCGTCGAGCGCCTCGATTTCCTCGGTCACCGAGGCGACGCAGTGTCCGCAGGTCATTCCGGAAATGTTCAGCGTGGTGGTTTCCATGTTTTTAGTTCTTCC
This window of the Arthrobacter sp. zg-Y919 genome carries:
- a CDS encoding DNA topoisomerase IV subunit A; protein product: MARRQSVSKSVPGEVIAENIIDIDVTTEMEGSFLEYAYSVIYSRALPDARDGLKPVQRRILYMMSDMGLRPDRGHVKSARVVGEVMGKLHPHGDTAIYDAMVRMAQDWALRLPLIDGHGNFGSLDDGPAAARYTEARLAAPALSMTDHLDEDVVDFVPNYDNQLQQPEVLPAAFPNLLVNGTTGIAVGMATNMAPHNLGEVIAATQHLIANPDAGLDELMRFIPGPDLPTGGRIVGLDGIRDAYATGRGSFKTRAKVEVEQLTARRTGLVVTELPYMVGPEKVIEKIKDAVTSKKLQGISDIVDLTDRSHGLRLVIELKNGFNPNAVLAQLYKFTPIEDSFGINNVTLVDGQPRTLGLVELLQVYVAHRLGVVRRRTAYRLGRKKDRLHLVEGLLIAIVDIDEVIQIIRSSDETAQARERLMAVYDLTEIQASHILELRLRQLTKYSRIELEKEQDELRKAIEELEAILGSEQRLRALVSSELGEVAAKYATPRRTVLLESEAAAPLKGAAVTAAAGAAGKGAKAVLPLEIADDPCWAILSASGQVARTSDQEPLVEGGQRVRHDVFRSVVKTTARGEIGALTSSGRMIRISVLDLPALPPTAGLPNLAGGVPVKDFMTLGKGEKLVGLVPLNAVLAIGTRNGVVKRVNPDYPLNRDDWEAITLKPKDEVIGVSVAAEETDELVFITRSAQLLHFPASTVRAQGRTAGGVAGIKLAADDAAVFFGTVAADDPDAVVVTVSTTTEALPGTPGGSVKVTPFAEYPAKGRATAGVRAHRFLKGEDSLAVAWAGHGPAKASAANGVARALPTEHGRRDGSGVPLANAVDSVGPSLG
- a CDS encoding heavy metal translocating P-type ATPase, with translation MDTREEADHRAVDLEIQGMTCASCVARVERKLGKIDGVHAAVNLPLESAQVTVPASVTDQQIVDAVNAAGYTAKVKRRTAALQHGHGAGMPHGDHSHQDQMHHGNTMSHEDHLSHGGTAAQLRPRLILAAVLSVPVLLISMVPALGFPNWGWVAALLALPVVTWSAWPFHRAAAINARHLASTMDTLVSLGVAASYLFSVGQLAVDPGLTADPGMGSDPHLYFEVASVVVTFLLLGRYLEANAKTKATDALKALLNLGAKDATVLRDGQEIRIPADRLAVGEVFVVRPGGKIPADGVVVEGRSAVDASLITGESLPVEVDVDSPVTGATINTSGRLLVRATRVGSETTLAQMGRLVSDAQSSKAPIARLADRISAVFVPVVLGIAVLTFVLWMVLTGDLQAAFTAAVTVLVIACPCALGLATPVGLLTGTGRGAQLGILIKGAQVLEDTRTVDTIVLDKTGTITSGRLSVARIRLLDSAAADFSADGLLRLAGSVEDAGEHPIARAVAASARSGPGTAPVTGFDSAPGGGVRGTVEGHLIVAGRPAWLDENGVDLPDTAYAALRKEQETGATAVLVAVDNRAVAIISLQDTIKEGSEAAIARFRSLGLHPVLLTGDNAVVAAQVAEQVGIPAEDVLADVRPEGKVDAVRRLQAQGRTVAMAGDGVNDAAALAQADLGIAMGSGTDVAMEAADLTVMGSSLGQVATAVELSRRTLATIKTNLFWAFFYNAVGIPVAAFGLLNPMIAGAAMAASSVLVVGNSLRLRNFGK
- a CDS encoding heavy-metal-associated domain-containing protein — its product is METTTLNISGMTCGHCVASVTEEIEALDGVNSVSVDLNAGGISTATVTASRSLTAAELGEAVAEAGYLVVDADA